The genomic stretch AGCCTCGACACGCTCCGACACTTCGAGCCTGAGGTTGCGCGGAATGACGGGAACGAAAGTGCCGGTCATGCCATAGGGTTGCGGCCGCGTGCGCCGGCCAAGCTCGATCACGTCGCGAAAACCGCGCGTGGTGATCATGCCGGTCTTGGCCAGCCGGCGCTCCAGCACCGCGTTGGTGGTGGTGGTCGTGCCATGCACGATCAAGTCGATGCCGTCGATCGAAAATCCGGTAGCGCCAAGCGCTGAAACCACGCCGAAGGCCTGGTTGTCGACCGTCGTCGGGGTCTTGGCGATATGCACCTTGCCGCCGTGCTTGCCGTCGATCAGAAGCAGGTCGGTGAAGGTTCCGCCGACATCGATGCCGGCCACGACGCTGCCCAGGGAATCCGGCGGCTGCACCGAAAAATTCTCTTTCATTGTCGAAACCCGAAATGCTGGGACTACGGATATGGCACAGTTTGGAAAGGTGTTTCGCGACGGTATCTTGACGCAAATATCGTTTGTATACTAATAAATTCCGGACACAAGAGCTTACCGCTTTGGAGTGTGCGAGCAGTACGCCGGGACCTGAACGGTCCGGGCGCGCAGGTGAAAGTTTCGCGCCCGCGTCCTTGGTTGGGCCAGAAAGTTGGATTTGATGAACACCACATCCGCCTTCAACACCGCCAGCGCCCGCCCGCTGCAGTTCCCTATACCGGCCAATGTCTATGCCGAAACCGTCGTCTCGGTGAAGCATTACACCGACCGGCTGTTCTCGTTCCGCATCACCCGTCCGCAGTCGCTGCGCTTCCGCTCCGGCGAGTTCGTCATGATCGGCCTGCCCAATGCAGAGAAGCCGGTGTTCCGCGCCTATTCGGTAGCAAGCCCAGCCTGGGACGAGGAGCTGGAATTCTTCTCGATCAAGGTGCCGGATGGCCCGCTGACCTCGGAACTGCAGAAGATCCAGGTCGGCGACACCGTCATCATGCGCCAGAAGTCGACCGGCACGCTGGTGGTCGATGCGCTGACGCCGGCCAAGCGGCTGTTCATGATCTCGACCGGCACCGGCATCGCGCCCTTCGCCAGCCTGCTGCGCGACCCCGACACCTATGAGAAATTCGACCAGCTGATCCTGACCCATACCTGCCGCGACAATGCCGAGCTGACCT from Mesorhizobium sp. 113-3-3 encodes the following:
- a CDS encoding ferredoxin--NADP reductase; amino-acid sequence: MNTTSAFNTASARPLQFPIPANVYAETVVSVKHYTDRLFSFRITRPQSLRFRSGEFVMIGLPNAEKPVFRAYSVASPAWDEELEFFSIKVPDGPLTSELQKIQVGDTVIMRQKSTGTLVVDALTPAKRLFMISTGTGIAPFASLLRDPDTYEKFDQLILTHTCRDNAELTYGQELVAALENDPLIGELTTGRVTLYNSTTREESARMGRITALIGSGKFYADLGIEKLNPETDRIMICGSMHMLKDVKELAESLGFQEGSLSHPATFVVERAFVG